Proteins from a single region of Candidatus Parcubacteria bacterium:
- a CDS encoding thioredoxin domain-containing protein (Derived by automated computational analysis using gene prediction method: Protein Homology.), with amino-acid sequence MAKNLGNLSLEERTKYLTLKEKYKKKLTPWYKRWWGIALIIILGLVLAGLVAAGFYISNLTARILDGQEVELLIDNSENSLLQQIDPEEINLDRAIYGPGTNYSLGSDEAVITIVEFADFACPYCAKAYKIAKKITDKYPDKVKFIYRDLPLHETSIDLALAARCAGEQGKFWEMHNQLFANQGALTILDAELKSTIYDLAGTLGINAALFDKCFSEKKYTTNIAIDLEDAITLQVEGTPVWFINGRVMTGYLEDAAFITMIDNYLKTLNE; translated from the coding sequence ATGGCAAAAAATCTCGGCAATCTGAGTCTGGAAGAGCGGACTAAATATTTGACTCTTAAAGAAAAATATAAGAAAAAATTAACCCCTTGGTATAAACGCTGGTGGGGGATAGCACTAATTATTATCCTCGGCTTAGTTTTAGCCGGACTAGTAGCGGCGGGGTTTTATATCTCTAATCTCACGGCCAGAATTCTTGATGGCCAAGAGGTGGAACTTTTGATTGATAACTCGGAGAATTCACTTTTGCAACAGATTGACCCGGAAGAAATAAATCTTGATCGAGCAATCTATGGCCCCGGGACTAATTACTCCTTAGGTTCTGATGAGGCGGTTATAACGATTGTGGAATTTGCCGACTTTGCTTGCCCTTACTGCGCCAAGGCTTATAAAATCGCCAAAAAGATAACTGACAAATATCCCGATAAAGTAAAATTTATTTACCGAGACTTACCTTTACATGAAACTTCAATTGACTTAGCTCTAGCCGCCCGCTGTGCCGGCGAACAAGGCAAATTTTGGGAAATGCATAATCAATTGTTTGCTAACCAAGGCGCCCTGACCATTCTTGATGCTGAACTTAAAAGCACTATTTATGATTTAGCCGGGACCCTAGGCATTAATGCGGCCTTGTTTGATAAATGCTTCTCTGAGAAAAAGTATACCACTAATATTGCCATTGACTTAGAAGATGCAATCACACTACAAGTTGAAGGAACGCCTGTCTGGTTTATTAATGGTCGGGTGATGACCGGTTATTTAGAGGACGCCGCCTTTATAACAATGATCGACAATTATTTAAAAACTCTAAATGAATAG
- the rsmA gene encoding 16S rRNA (adenine(1518)-N(6)/adenine(1519)-N(6)) - dimethyltransferase RsmA (Derived by automated computational analysis using gene prediction method: Protein Homology. GO_function: GO:0000179 - rRNA (adenine-N6,N6-)-dimethyltransferase activity [Evidence IEA]), with amino-acid sequence MDLAQQMKELCRIYDLRPSRSKGQNFLVTESVYNDIIAAGELTKEDTVLEVGPGLGFLTARLAKAAGQVVTVELDDKLANFLQTALDSQTVTNVTLLNQDILRFNPDNLPAGYKIVANLPYNISSIFLRTFLEQKNAPERMVLLLQKEVAQRLTAKPGAMSLLSLSVQFYSQPEIIRLVKAGNFWPEPKVDSALVRLQLNSGRSDAYSASEKKAFFRLARIGFSAKRKMLKNNLAAGLNLDLATATEILKASNLPPHIRAEELSLDDWEKLFATAQSFVL; translated from the coding sequence ATGGACCTCGCTCAACAAATGAAGGAATTGTGTCGGATTTATGATCTCCGCCCCAGTCGCTCTAAGGGGCAGAATTTTTTAGTGACGGAAAGTGTTTATAATGACATCATTGCTGCTGGTGAGTTAACTAAAGAGGACACGGTTTTAGAGGTGGGGCCGGGGCTTGGTTTTTTAACGGCTCGTTTAGCGAAAGCGGCGGGGCAGGTAGTAACAGTTGAACTAGATGATAAGTTAGCTAATTTTCTTCAAACCGCTCTTGATTCACAGACGGTCACCAACGTTACTTTACTTAATCAAGATATTTTGCGTTTTAATCCCGATAATCTGCCGGCTGGTTATAAAATTGTCGCTAATTTGCCTTATAATATCAGCTCGATTTTTTTAAGAACTTTTTTGGAGCAAAAAAATGCTCCGGAGCGCATGGTTTTACTTTTACAAAAAGAAGTGGCGCAGCGACTAACTGCGAAACCGGGGGCGATGAGTCTACTCTCGTTGTCGGTTCAGTTTTATAGCCAGCCCGAAATAATTCGCTTAGTCAAGGCCGGAAATTTTTGGCCGGAGCCTAAGGTTGATAGCGCTTTAGTTAGGCTCCAGCTGAATTCTGGACGCAGCGACGCTTATAGCGCTTCTGAAAAAAAAGCTTTCTTTCGTTTAGCCCGAATTGGTTTTAGCGCTAAAAGAAAAATGCTCAAAAATAACTTAGCCGCTGGTCTAAATCTTGATTTAGCCACGGCGACAGAAATATTAAAGGCTTCTAATCTGCCACCACACATTAGAGCTGAAGAATTAAGTCTCGATGATTGGGAAAAACTGTTTGCGACGGCGCAGTCTTTTGTGTTATAA
- a CDS encoding 4Fe-4S binding protein (Derived by automated computational analysis using gene prediction method: Protein Homology.), which translates to MKVKKKKTAPKILRQPISQPNSATTNKTGSWRIYRPVTDYNVCIGCSLCAKFCPDACIKMVAQKKYNNKLKPETDLDYCKGCGLCAAECPVKAIKMVEDF; encoded by the coding sequence ATGAAAGTTAAGAAAAAAAAGACTGCCCCAAAAATATTGCGACAGCCAATTAGTCAGCCTAACAGCGCCACCACCAACAAAACTGGCTCGTGGCGAATTTACCGGCCGGTCACTGATTACAATGTCTGTATTGGTTGTTCTTTATGCGCCAAATTTTGTCCAGACGCTTGCATAAAAATGGTCGCGCAAAAAAAGTACAACAATAAATTAAAACCAGAAACCGATTTAGATTATTGCAAAGGCTGCGGCTTGTGTGCCGCCGAGTGTCCCGTTAAGGCAATTAAGATGGTTGAAGATTTTTAA
- the leuS gene encoding leucine--tRNA ligase (Derived by automated computational analysis using gene prediction method: Protein Homology. GO_component: GO:0005737 - cytoplasm [Evidence IEA]; GO_function: GO:0004823 - leucine-tRNA ligase activity [Evidence IEA]; GO_process: GO:0006429 - leucyl-tRNA aminoacylation [Evidence IEA]) produces the protein MYNFQKIEAKWQEKWRAAEIFKTPEIDNRPKRYILDMFPYPSGSGLHVGHVESYTATDIYSRFSRGQGYRVLHPQGFDAFGLPAENYAIKTGVHPAETIKNAVATFTKQIDNLGVSYDWERRVITSDPNYYHFTQWLFLLMYKNGLAYKKKAKVNWCESCQTVLAREQAEGGICERCGNKVIQKDLEQWFFKITDFIEDQEYEGRKITGLLSGLDNLDWPESTKLGQRHWIGRSVGAAVNFTLLTSDQAEFKAEVFTTRLDTIFGCTYLVLAPEHPLVGTLLPQLENSAAVADYLEQVVKKTELERTDLNKDKTGVPLVGLEAVNPFNHQKIPVFIADYVLAGYGTGAVMAVPAHDERDYAFAQKYQLPITTVIQPEIETSTPEAVFIEDGLLIDSGEYTGLSSAVARQRMSDFLERTRQGGEQVNYRLRDWLVSRQRYWGAPIPIIYCEKCGAVPVPEKDLPVLLPEDVDFRPTGESPLKNSPSFHQVKCPSCGAPARRESDTMDTFVCSSWYFLRYADPKNQAVFAAPEKLKEWLPVDLYLGGAEHTVLHLLYARFFSKVLKKYGYLDFDEPFLRMRHQGIILGEDGNKMSKSKGNVVNPDSLVAVSGADALRLYEMFMGPLEEMKPWSSQGISGVSRFLDRVERIFDGSTSTDDESAVVLLQQTIKKVTADIESFKFNTAISALMIFVNHLYDLKNKNGEWPLSADNLGKFLRLLEPFAPHLAEELWERLGHSDFLALNPWPQYDPELVKVETFTLAVQINGKLRASLVVAVNLATEDIVELAKADPMVSKWLEGAEIIRQIYVPGKLLNLVIR, from the coding sequence ATGTATAATTTCCAAAAAATTGAAGCTAAATGGCAAGAAAAATGGCGCGCGGCCGAGATTTTTAAAACTCCAGAAATTGATAATCGTCCTAAACGCTACATTTTAGATATGTTCCCTTATCCATCAGGAAGCGGTTTGCATGTCGGTCATGTTGAATCATATACCGCCACCGATATTTATTCTCGTTTTTCCCGGGGACAAGGGTATCGTGTCTTACATCCTCAAGGATTTGATGCTTTTGGCTTGCCGGCCGAAAATTATGCCATAAAGACGGGGGTGCATCCGGCAGAAACAATTAAAAACGCTGTGGCTACTTTTACCAAACAGATTGATAACTTAGGGGTTTCCTATGATTGGGAGCGACGCGTTATTACCAGTGATCCGAATTATTACCATTTTACCCAATGGCTTTTTTTGCTGATGTATAAAAATGGCTTAGCTTATAAAAAAAAGGCCAAGGTTAACTGGTGTGAAAGTTGCCAAACAGTTTTGGCTCGTGAGCAGGCTGAGGGCGGTATTTGTGAGCGCTGCGGCAATAAAGTAATTCAAAAAGATTTAGAACAGTGGTTTTTCAAGATTACCGATTTTATTGAAGATCAGGAGTATGAGGGGCGAAAAATTACCGGACTCTTATCCGGGTTAGATAATCTTGATTGGCCGGAATCTACTAAATTAGGTCAACGTCATTGGATTGGTCGCTCAGTCGGAGCGGCGGTAAATTTTACTTTGTTAACTTCGGATCAAGCTGAGTTTAAGGCCGAGGTCTTTACCACCCGTCTTGATACTATTTTTGGTTGTACTTATTTAGTTTTAGCCCCGGAGCATCCTTTGGTGGGCACACTTTTGCCTCAGTTAGAAAATTCAGCGGCCGTGGCTGATTATTTAGAGCAGGTGGTGAAAAAAACCGAGCTCGAGCGCACCGATTTAAATAAAGATAAAACCGGTGTCCCGTTGGTTGGTCTCGAAGCGGTTAACCCTTTCAATCATCAAAAAATTCCGGTTTTTATTGCTGACTATGTTTTAGCGGGTTATGGCACGGGGGCGGTAATGGCAGTGCCGGCTCACGATGAAAGAGATTATGCTTTTGCTCAAAAATACCAATTACCAATTACCACCGTTATTCAGCCGGAAATTGAGACTTCGACTCCGGAGGCAGTGTTTATCGAGGACGGCTTACTAATTGATTCCGGTGAGTATACCGGCTTAAGCTCCGCTGTTGCCCGCCAGCGCATGTCTGATTTTTTAGAACGTACTCGTCAGGGCGGCGAACAAGTAAATTATCGTTTACGTGATTGGCTGGTTTCCCGACAACGTTATTGGGGCGCGCCCATTCCGATTATTTATTGTGAAAAATGTGGCGCGGTGCCGGTCCCGGAAAAAGACCTGCCCGTTCTCTTGCCGGAAGATGTTGATTTTCGACCAACTGGTGAATCGCCATTAAAAAACTCTCCTTCCTTCCATCAAGTCAAGTGTCCGAGTTGCGGCGCCCCGGCGCGTCGAGAGAGCGATACGATGGATACTTTTGTTTGTTCTTCTTGGTATTTCTTGCGTTACGCTGATCCTAAAAATCAAGCTGTTTTTGCGGCTCCGGAAAAACTTAAAGAGTGGCTGCCGGTGGATTTATATCTAGGGGGCGCTGAACATACCGTTCTACATTTATTGTACGCCCGCTTTTTCTCTAAGGTTCTAAAAAAATATGGCTACCTGGACTTTGACGAGCCCTTCTTGCGGATGCGCCATCAAGGAATTATTTTGGGCGAGGATGGAAATAAAATGAGTAAATCTAAGGGAAATGTTGTTAATCCTGATAGTTTGGTGGCTGTCAGCGGCGCTGATGCTCTGCGTTTGTACGAAATGTTTATGGGTCCTCTAGAGGAGATGAAGCCTTGGAGCAGTCAAGGGATTAGCGGTGTTTCCAGATTCTTGGATCGCGTCGAAAGAATTTTTGATGGTTCTACGAGCACTGATGATGAGTCGGCGGTTGTGCTTTTACAGCAAACCATAAAAAAAGTCACTGCCGATATTGAAAGTTTTAAATTTAATACTGCTATTTCGGCGTTGATGATTTTTGTTAATCATCTCTACGACTTAAAAAATAAAAATGGTGAGTGGCCCCTTAGCGCTGATAATTTGGGTAAATTTTTACGTCTTTTAGAGCCCTTTGCCCCCCATTTAGCCGAAGAACTTTGGGAGCGCTTAGGACACAGCGATTTTTTAGCTTTAAATCCTTGGCCTCAATATGATCCAGAATTAGTTAAAGTAGAAACTTTCACTTTGGCGGTTCAAATTAATGGTAAGCTGCGAGCGTCACTTGTGGTGGCGGTAAATTTAGCAACCGAGGATATTGTCGAGCTAGCTAAAGCCGATCCGATGGTCTCAAAATGGCTCGAGGGGGCAGAAATTATTCGCCAGATTTATGTTCCGGGGAAATTGCTTAATTTAGTAATTCGTTAA
- a CDS encoding exodeoxyribonuclease III (Derived by automated computational analysis using gene prediction method: Protein Homology.): protein MKIISWNVNGIRAVLKKGFREFLETERPEILCLQEIKISETAKTEAAFDFPGYHEYWNSALRPGYSGTATLVREDIDAPLSLSGLGLKEFDDEGRTQILEFTDFYLVNCYFPNANAELSRLPYKLAFNEALQKKLKELELKKPVILTGDYNVAHREIDLARPKENIGSAGFTYEERAWMDRFLAAGFIDTYRALNGGRIQYTWWSYRAYARARNVGWRIDYFCVSEKFLPKIKTAAILDEVEGSDHCPILIVL from the coding sequence ATGAAAATTATCTCTTGGAATGTTAATGGCATTCGCGCCGTTTTAAAAAAAGGCTTTCGGGAATTCTTAGAAACTGAGCGTCCGGAAATTTTATGTTTACAAGAAATTAAAATCTCTGAGACTGCTAAAACTGAAGCTGCCTTTGATTTTCCCGGCTACCACGAGTATTGGAATTCGGCTCTTCGCCCGGGGTATAGCGGTACGGCGACTTTAGTCCGCGAAGATATTGATGCACCTCTGAGTCTTAGCGGTTTAGGTCTCAAGGAATTTGACGATGAGGGGCGCACTCAGATTTTAGAATTTACCGATTTTTATTTGGTTAATTGTTATTTCCCTAATGCCAACGCCGAATTATCGCGCTTGCCTTACAAGTTAGCCTTTAATGAAGCCTTGCAAAAAAAGTTAAAAGAACTAGAGCTTAAAAAACCAGTTATTTTAACCGGCGATTATAATGTGGCTCATCGGGAAATTGATTTAGCGCGGCCTAAAGAAAATATTGGTAGCGCCGGTTTCACTTATGAAGAGCGCGCTTGGATGGATAGATTTTTAGCGGCCGGCTTTATTGATACTTATCGAGCCCTAAATGGCGGCCGTATTCAATACACTTGGTGGAGTTATCGAGCTTATGCGCGGGCGCGCAATGTTGGTTGGCGGATTGATTATTTTTGCGTTTCCGAAAAATTCTTACCGAAAATAAAGACAGCGGCCATTTTAGATGAAGTTGAGGGGTCCGATCATTGTCCGATTCTAATTGTACTTTAG
- a CDS encoding hypothetical protein (Derived by automated computational analysis using gene prediction method: Protein Homology.) has translation MSVTKKQFLEGAAAIAEVVSRIKPAVVSAYPITPQTHIVEDLAQRAVDKKATYEYVRAESEFAAASIVLGASATGARTYSATSSQGLLLMTEVLYNLSGLRLPVVMTVANRAISGPINIWNDHSDIMALRDCGAILLFAETHQEAIDQHILAYKVAENLNLPVLVNVDGFILTHAFTSCYLPDSQTIKKFLPQRKLITGEYLNPKNPVTIGVFSGPDTYPQFRGQLQKDLLAATETIKKDYTAWKKIFPTPKEKRALIDTGLIEYYGAKNPALVIVAMGTVCGTIKQVLDNYSGKVALLKIRCYRPFPSAAIKQALKGVKRVLVLEKSYGLGHESPLKLDLSAALWGEKINLQAKVLGLGGQDITEKQIQSLIKKYEK, from the coding sequence ATGAGCGTAACAAAAAAACAATTTTTAGAGGGAGCGGCCGCGATTGCCGAAGTGGTGAGTCGAATCAAGCCGGCGGTAGTTAGCGCTTATCCAATTACACCACAGACCCACATCGTTGAGGATTTAGCCCAACGAGCCGTCGACAAAAAAGCGACCTATGAATATGTCCGAGCTGAGAGCGAATTCGCCGCGGCTTCAATTGTGTTAGGAGCGAGCGCCACCGGGGCAAGAACCTATAGCGCCACCTCCTCTCAGGGCTTACTATTAATGACGGAAGTTTTATATAATCTCTCGGGCTTGCGTCTACCGGTCGTAATGACGGTGGCTAACCGCGCCATTTCCGGACCAATTAATATTTGGAATGACCACTCCGATATTATGGCTTTACGTGATTGCGGTGCCATTTTACTTTTTGCCGAAACTCACCAAGAAGCCATTGATCAACATATCTTAGCTTACAAAGTTGCCGAAAATTTAAATCTACCAGTTTTAGTTAACGTTGATGGCTTTATTTTAACCCACGCTTTTACGAGCTGTTACCTGCCCGATTCTCAAACAATCAAAAAATTTCTGCCGCAACGAAAATTGATTACCGGAGAATATCTTAACCCAAAAAATCCCGTGACTATAGGCGTCTTTAGCGGACCTGATACTTACCCTCAATTTCGTGGTCAACTACAAAAAGATTTATTAGCCGCTACGGAAACAATCAAAAAAGATTATACCGCTTGGAAAAAAATCTTCCCCACTCCTAAAGAAAAACGGGCTTTGATTGATACCGGATTAATTGAATATTATGGCGCTAAGAATCCGGCTCTAGTTATTGTCGCTATGGGGACAGTTTGCGGCACCATCAAGCAGGTCTTGGATAATTATTCCGGCAAAGTGGCTTTATTAAAAATTCGTTGCTACCGTCCTTTCCCCAGCGCTGCCATTAAACAGGCTTTAAAAGGAGTAAAGCGCGTTTTGGTATTGGAAAAAAGTTACGGTCTTGGGCACGAATCTCCTTTAAAGCTAGATTTAAGCGCTGCCCTCTGGGGAGAAAAAATTAATTTACAAGCTAAAGTTTTAGGACTAGGAGGACAAGATATCACTGAAAAACAGATTCAAAGCTTAATAAAAAAATATGAAAAATAA
- a CDS encoding pilin (Derived by automated computational analysis using gene prediction method: Protein Homology.), with the protein MKNKLAIFLVTIIFLSAGTVAAAAQREFTFTPQVGIPGSDFQVDKNIAIGETKNGTTSSTLLANYVRSFYVYALNILGVLAVLILMAGGVSWIVSGGNTKKIEGAKKMISGSLFGGFLLLGSYFILNTINPNLTKLPAIEMKSMEYVGVGCCDKALESGKAEVTSSQNCEEKDFHPSYGLSTSGQCTPYICCLEYDGKSSGTVKSCSNKLEADCQSDEKNKRETFSESCSGVSECSGAKMGDTSCQGVVYGGKPNKAPQNKSLGELALINYWCYNGKLYTDITGREGEPCGTSEGARCFKKDQECKDVYEGEGRNCAEYLVCCQE; encoded by the coding sequence ATGAAAAATAAATTAGCGATTTTCTTAGTAACAATTATTTTTTTAAGCGCCGGAACTGTCGCGGCGGCGGCTCAACGTGAATTTACTTTTACTCCTCAAGTCGGAATTCCCGGTTCTGATTTTCAAGTTGATAAAAATATTGCGATTGGAGAAACTAAAAACGGCACTACCAGCAGCACTTTACTCGCTAATTATGTTCGATCTTTTTATGTTTACGCTTTAAATATTTTAGGAGTGTTGGCCGTCTTAATTTTAATGGCTGGTGGCGTTTCTTGGATTGTTTCAGGTGGCAACACTAAAAAAATTGAAGGTGCTAAAAAAATGATTAGCGGTTCCCTGTTTGGCGGTTTTTTATTACTTGGTTCTTATTTTATTTTAAATACTATTAATCCTAATTTAACAAAATTACCGGCAATTGAGATGAAATCAATGGAATACGTCGGTGTTGGCTGCTGCGACAAAGCGCTAGAGAGCGGTAAAGCTGAAGTAACTAGCTCCCAAAATTGCGAAGAAAAAGATTTTCATCCTAGCTATGGTTTAAGCACTAGCGGCCAATGCACTCCCTATATATGTTGTCTTGAATATGACGGAAAAAGCTCGGGAACTGTAAAATCTTGTTCTAACAAGTTAGAAGCTGATTGCCAGTCAGATGAAAAAAACAAACGAGAAACTTTCTCCGAATCCTGTTCTGGTGTAAGTGAGTGTAGTGGAGCAAAAATGGGAGATACTAGTTGTCAAGGGGTAGTTTATGGGGGTAAGCCAAATAAAGCTCCTCAAAATAAGAGTTTGGGTGAATTAGCCCTAATTAACTACTGGTGTTATAACGGTAAGCTATACACCGATATCACTGGTCGTGAAGGTGAGCCCTGTGGAACTAGCGAAGGAGCTCGCTGTTTTAAAAAAGATCAGGAATGTAAAGATGTTTATGAAGGTGAAGGAAGAAATTGTGCTGAATATTTAGTCTGCTGCCAGGAATAA
- a CDS encoding 2-oxoacid:acceptor oxidoreductase family protein (Derived by automated computational analysis using gene prediction method: Protein Homology. GO_function: GO:0016903 - oxidoreductase activity, acting on the aldehyde or oxo group of donors [Evidence IEA]) has product MTPLTMQVRVHGRGGQGAVTAAELVALAATLDGKEAQAFPFFGVERSGAPVVSFARLSSAPIKTRQQIYQPDYLIIQDETLIGDRDILAGAHTQTKIIINTSLSNTEIFQQLKKSSPKIKIQQKNIICTPATAVAVKVIGKNIVNTVILAALAKNSPLFSLSSLREAVRAKLKSKGKDVISKNLEAITLIYES; this is encoded by the coding sequence ATGACTCCTCTAACAATGCAAGTACGGGTTCATGGCCGGGGTGGCCAAGGAGCCGTGACCGCCGCCGAGCTAGTAGCCCTAGCCGCCACCTTGGATGGCAAAGAAGCACAAGCCTTTCCTTTTTTTGGCGTGGAGCGTAGCGGCGCGCCAGTGGTTTCTTTTGCGCGTCTTTCTAGTGCGCCGATAAAAACTCGTCAGCAAATTTACCAACCCGACTATTTAATTATTCAAGATGAGACCTTAATTGGTGATCGAGACATTTTAGCCGGCGCCCACACTCAAACAAAAATTATTATTAACACTTCACTAAGTAATACGGAAATTTTTCAGCAATTAAAAAAATCCTCCCCAAAGATAAAAATCCAACAAAAAAATATTATTTGCACTCCCGCCACCGCCGTCGCAGTTAAAGTAATTGGAAAAAATATCGTCAACACCGTTATTTTAGCGGCGCTGGCGAAAAACAGCCCTCTCTTTTCTTTAAGCTCTCTAAGGGAAGCGGTGCGGGCAAAATTAAAATCTAAAGGGAAAGATGTTATTAGTAAAAATTTAGAAGCGATTACTTTAATTTATGAAAGTTAA
- a CDS encoding hypothetical protein (Derived by automated computational analysis using gene prediction method: Protein Homology.): MSRDSSLGPASSLSSRRKKAVFSLSFLAVAILAAWFWQFNSRLTQPFTPSEEELALAQQAAEEKEAAALIERTKDTDNDGLTDWDEINIYKTSPYLVDTDGDGLSDFDEVRKGIDPLCAEGANCGLLTSNPESIVTPGAEITVETPASLIDEELLILALSGQGDADTIRQILLQGGASPEQVDLLSDEDLLLMYEEILAAQLPEVPIGSSGSELGDLSELVSPEE; this comes from the coding sequence ATGAGTCGAGACTCATCTCTAGGTCCCGCTTCTTCTCTATCGTCTCGCCGTAAGAAGGCGGTTTTTAGTTTATCTTTTTTAGCAGTCGCTATTTTAGCGGCTTGGTTTTGGCAGTTTAATTCTCGCTTAACTCAGCCTTTTACGCCCAGTGAGGAAGAACTGGCGCTCGCGCAGCAAGCTGCTGAAGAAAAAGAGGCGGCGGCGTTAATAGAGAGAACTAAAGACACTGATAATGATGGCCTAACTGATTGGGATGAAATTAATATTTATAAAACTTCTCCCTATTTAGTAGATACCGATGGCGATGGCCTCTCTGATTTTGATGAGGTTAGAAAAGGAATTGATCCTCTCTGTGCGGAAGGGGCAAATTGTGGTTTACTGACTAGCAATCCAGAAAGCATTGTTACGCCAGGGGCAGAAATAACTGTGGAAACACCAGCCAGTCTTATTGATGAAGAATTATTAATTTTAGCTTTGTCGGGACAAGGAGATGCTGATACTATTCGCCAAATTTTACTTCAAGGTGGCGCTAGCCCCGAGCAAGTGGATCTTTTAAGTGATGAAGATCTGCTCCTGATGTATGAAGAAATCTTGGCGGCACAACTTCCTGAGGTCCCAATTGGCAGTAGTGGCTCAGAATTAGGTGATTTATCAGAATTAGTCTCGCCCGAGGAATAA